Proteins encoded within one genomic window of Triticum aestivum cultivar Chinese Spring chromosome 2D, IWGSC CS RefSeq v2.1, whole genome shotgun sequence:
- the LOC123051157 gene encoding cytochrome P450 93G1, producing MATASSMQQPALLLLRQLTQDPVTASLLAVALATAVLMIAALSRGGGRKPRLPPSPRGFPVIGHLHLVRPPVHRTFHDLAARLGPLMHIRLGSTHCVVASSAGVAAELIRTHEGKISERPLTAVARQFAYGDDGFAFAPYGPHWRSMKRLCMSELLGPRTVEQLRPVRRAGLVSLLQSVLHQASGAEAVDLTAALIRLSNTSIIRMMASTVPGSVTGEAQALVKAVAELVGAFNVEDYIAVCRGWDLQGLGRRAADVHRRFDALLEQMIRHKEEAREARKMRGGAEGETPEKKTATGTTTESSKDLLDILLDKLEDDAAAEVKLTRKKIKAFVIDVVTAGSDTSAAMVEWMLAELMNHPECLRKVREEIDAVVGRDRIAGEGDVASLPYLQAAYKETLRLRPAAPIAHRQSTEEMVVTAAGGVGGFTVPAGTAVFMNLWSIARDPANWDAPLEFRPERFMAGGRNEALDPRGQHFQYLPFGSGRRGCPGMGLALQSVPAVVAALVQCFDWAVDGDAKKIDMEEADGLVCARKHPLLLRPSPRLSPFPAVV from the exons ATGGCAACGGCGTCGAGCATGCAGCAGCCGGCGCTGCTTCTTCTTCGGCAGCTGACGCAGGACCCAGTGACGGCCTCCCTCCTCGCGGTCGCGCTCGCCACCGCGGTCCTTATGATCGCCGCCTTGAGCAGAGGCGGGGGCCGGAAGCCGCGGCTGCCGCCGAGCCCGAGGGGCTTCCCGGTGATCGGGCACCTGCACCTGGTGCGCCCGCCGGTGCACCGCACCTTCCACGACCTGGCGGCCCGGCTGGGCCCGCTGATGCACATCCGGCTCGGCTCCACCCACTGCGTGGTGGCCAGCTCGGCCGGCGTCGCCGCCGAGCTCATCCGGACCCACGAGGGCAAGATCTCGGAGCGGCCGCTCACGGCCGTGGCGCGCCAGTTCGCGTACGGCGACGACGGCTTCGCCTTCGCGCCCTACGGCCCGCACTGGCGCTCCATGAAGCGCCTCTGCATGTCCGAGCTCCTCGGCCCCCGAACCGTCGAGCAGCTCCGCCCCGTCCGCCGCGCCGGCCTCGTCTCGctgctgcagagcgtgctgcaccAGGCGTCGGGTGCTGAGGCGGTGGACCTCACCGCCGCGCTCATCCGGCTGTCGAACACGTCCATCATCAGGATGATGGCCAGCACCGTGCCCGGGAGCGTCACGGGGGAGGCGCAGGCGCTGGTCAAGGCCGTGGCGGAGCTCGTCGGTGCGTTCAACGTCGAGGATTACATCGCCGTGTGCCGCGGCTGGGACCTCCAGGGCCTCGGCCGCCGGGCCGCCGACGTCCACCGCCGCTTCGACGCGCTGCTCGAGCAGATGATTCGGCACAAGGAGGAGGCCCGGGAGGCCAGGAAGATGCGTGGTGGAGCAGAAGGAGAGACGCCGGAGAAGAAGACAGCCACGGGAACGACGACGGAGAGCAGCAAGGACTTGCTCGACATCCTGCTGGACAAGTTGGAGGACGACgcggcggcggaggtgaagctCACCAGGAAGAAGATCAAAGCCTTCGTCATC GACGTGGTGACCGCCGGCTCCGACACGTCGGCGGCCATGGTGGAGTGGATGCTGGCGGAGCTGATGAACCACCCGGAGTGCCTCCGCAAGGTGCGGGAGGAGATCGACGCGGTGGTGGGGCGCGACAGGATCGCGGGCGAGGGCGACGTGGCGAGCCTCCCCTACCTGCAGGCGGCGTACAAGGAGACGCTCCGACTGCGCCCGGCGGCCCCGATCGCGCACCGGCAGTCGACGGAGGAGATGGTGGTGACCGCGGCCGGCGGCGTAGGCGGGTTCACGGTGCCTGCGGGCACGGCGGTGTTCATGAACCTGTGGTCCATCGCGCGCGACCCGGCCAACTGGGACGCGCCACTGGAGTTCCGGCCTGAGCGGTTCATGGCCGGCGGGCGCAACGAGGCGCTGGACCCGCGCGGGCAGCACTTCCAGTACCTGCCGTTCGGGAGCGGCCGGCGCGGCTGCCCCGGCATGGGGCTCGCGCTCCAGTCCGTGCCCGCCGTCGTGGCGGCCCTCGTGCAGTGCTTCGACTGGGCCGTGGACGGCGACGCGAAGAAGATAgacatggaggaggccgacggGCTGGTGTGCGCGCGCAAGCACCCGCTGCTGCTCCGCCCCTCGCCGCGCCTCAGCCCCTTCCCGGCGGTCGTCTAG